A genomic region of Gemmata massiliana contains the following coding sequences:
- a CDS encoding leucine-rich repeat domain-containing protein — MFRLVVIALASLACFSPLARADEVEEEAVRLVKRLGGKVERDDTKPGKPVVEVDLRSRRATDADLKKLAALPHLRALGLSSRTVTDAGLKELTACKNLTRLSLDCERVTEAGIKELAALKSLIHLNLIGTNPTDAGIRELAPLENLTYLGLAGAEITDASAEVIGTFKRLTHLNLSATKVTDSGLRQLVALPGLSSLDLHDTKITDAGIKEIARIRSLEILNLDHTRVTDAAIKDLQKLPGLKSLNLIETKITDAGLRDLAQLSALTSLALNLTQVTDEGMRDVARLRNLTWLDVGATGITDAGLGYLTGLGKLTALRVGRTKIADAGLKQLASLKGLTELCLSLTDVTDAGLKELAPLSNLARLELSYTGITDKGLVALHALKGLTELELLESKVTEDGVEKLQGALPKCQVFK; from the coding sequence ATGTTCAGGCTCGTGGTTATCGCGCTGGCGTCGCTCGCCTGCTTCTCCCCATTGGCTCGCGCCGACGAGGTGGAGGAAGAGGCGGTTCGGCTCGTGAAGCGGCTCGGGGGAAAGGTCGAGAGGGACGACACAAAACCCGGAAAGCCCGTGGTCGAAGTGGATCTGCGGTCGCGTCGAGCGACGGACGCGGATCTGAAAAAACTGGCCGCCCTCCCGCACCTCCGCGCGCTCGGCCTCAGTAGCAGAACGGTCACCGACGCGGGATTAAAGGAGCTAACGGCTTGTAAGAACCTGACGCGCCTCTCGTTGGATTGTGAGCGGGTGACCGAAGCGGGGATCAAGGAACTCGCGGCGCTCAAAAGTTTGATCCACTTGAACCTGATCGGAACGAACCCCACGGACGCGGGGATCCGGGAACTCGCTCCACTTGAGAATCTCACTTACCTTGGTCTGGCCGGTGCCGAGATCACGGACGCGAGTGCGGAGGTGATCGGGACGTTTAAGCGCCTCACGCACCTGAATCTGAGTGCCACCAAGGTGACCGACTCGGGGTTGCGGCAACTCGTAGCGCTCCCCGGTCTATCTTCCTTGGACCTTCACGACACGAAAATTACAGACGCGGGGATCAAAGAAATTGCCAGGATCCGGAGCTTGGAAATTTTGAACCTCGACCACACGCGGGTAACGGACGCGGCGATCAAAGACCTCCAGAAGCTCCCCGGCCTCAAGAGCCTCAACTTGATTGAGACGAAGATAACGGACGCGGGGCTGCGTGATCTCGCCCAACTCAGTGCGCTCACCTCGTTGGCACTGAACCTCACCCAAGTCACCGACGAGGGGATGAGGGACGTTGCCCGCCTGCGCAACCTCACGTGGCTCGATGTCGGTGCGACCGGGATCACGGACGCGGGCCTGGGGTACCTCACGGGGCTGGGGAAACTCACCGCGTTGCGCGTGGGGCGCACGAAAATCGCGGACGCGGGATTGAAACAACTCGCCTCACTGAAGGGGCTCACCGAACTGTGCCTGAGCCTAACAGATGTGACGGACGCGGGCTTGAAGGAACTGGCTCCGCTCTCCAACCTGGCCCGTTTAGAACTGAGTTACACCGGGATTACGGACAAGGGGCTGGTCGCCCTTCACGCCCTCAAGGGGCTCACCGAGTTGGAACTGCTGGAATCAAAGGTAACCGAAGACGGCGTCGAGAAGCTCCAGGGGGCCTTGCCCAAGTGCCAAGTCTTCAAGTGA
- a CDS encoding methyl-accepting chemotaxis protein: MSLITKFNDLGIGPRLVGGFLLLALACAVQGYSELQITSTIHQSQKNANSKLIPSIYALTDARGKGINMIQRTDRTLIMATRSKNEPQRLEAQATLDRAWAALRDAMAWYESLPMDEREKKLWAEYLAGLGEFRRHHEEMMRALKAGDLEGAEKLCLDPALGLKMNDRLNTLIDVQQDIAKQQTIQAQDQYNSARTTMLGIVGATVILSLVLAVYFRNQIARPLASSVKVLQAVAAGDLGHRVVASGRNEFGQMATALNTAIETMQANVTEMARLGALVEQSPLNVMFADREFKIRYANQATVRTLRGLEKYLPIKADALVGQSIDIFHKRPEHQRRLLSNPDTVPPATLIPVGPETLELRVSPVFDTKRNHLGTMVSWAVVTDRIAMEKQVKENAEREHALAIDLQQKMTTIVTSVSAMANGDFTQQVPDLGTDEVGQMAAALNKAIISVRTALEGVHEVSEQLADASGQLSAASDEISTGAQEQASSLEETASTLEEITATVRQNSDSAQQARQLASTSRDTAEKGGQVVGNAVEAMSEINESSKKIADIITTIDEIAFQTNLLALNAAVEAARAGEQGRGFAVVASEVRNLAQRSATAAKEIKSLIEDSVKKVDAGTELVNRSGSTLGDIVTSVKRVTDIITEIAAASKEQSTGIDQVNKAVSQMDTVTQKNASQTEEMSATAQTLTDQASQLRDLVARFKLSESGRGAPRPAPRSKAPATKPRPAVAKALKNGHSNGHGRGRELDRLGNDDHGGFTEF, translated from the coding sequence ATGTCGCTCATCACGAAATTTAACGATCTCGGGATCGGCCCCCGACTCGTCGGCGGGTTTCTTCTGTTGGCTCTGGCCTGTGCCGTACAGGGCTACAGTGAGCTCCAGATTACGAGCACAATCCACCAATCCCAGAAGAACGCCAACAGTAAGCTGATTCCGTCGATCTACGCCCTTACCGATGCGCGCGGAAAGGGCATCAACATGATTCAGCGAACCGATCGAACGCTGATCATGGCGACCCGGAGCAAGAACGAACCCCAGCGCCTGGAGGCCCAGGCGACTCTGGATCGTGCGTGGGCCGCTTTACGGGACGCAATGGCGTGGTACGAATCTCTTCCGATGGACGAGAGGGAGAAGAAACTTTGGGCGGAATACCTCGCCGGCTTGGGCGAGTTCCGCAGGCACCACGAGGAGATGATGCGCGCCTTGAAGGCGGGAGATCTTGAGGGTGCGGAAAAGCTGTGCCTCGACCCCGCGCTCGGTCTCAAGATGAACGACAGGTTGAACACCTTGATTGATGTTCAACAAGATATTGCGAAGCAACAAACTATTCAGGCGCAAGACCAGTACAACTCGGCCCGGACAACGATGCTCGGCATCGTCGGGGCGACCGTTATCCTTTCGCTCGTGCTCGCGGTCTATTTTCGCAACCAGATCGCTCGCCCGCTGGCCAGCAGTGTGAAGGTTCTACAGGCCGTTGCCGCGGGCGATCTCGGTCACCGGGTGGTCGCATCGGGGAGAAACGAGTTCGGGCAAATGGCCACGGCCCTGAACACGGCCATCGAGACCATGCAGGCGAACGTGACCGAGATGGCCCGGCTCGGCGCGCTGGTCGAACAGTCGCCGCTCAACGTCATGTTCGCTGACCGGGAGTTCAAAATCCGGTACGCGAACCAGGCCACGGTTCGGACGTTGAGGGGACTGGAGAAGTACCTCCCGATCAAGGCGGACGCACTCGTCGGTCAGTCCATTGACATTTTCCACAAGCGCCCGGAACACCAGCGGCGCCTCCTGTCCAACCCGGACACGGTCCCGCCCGCGACACTCATTCCGGTCGGCCCCGAGACCCTCGAACTCCGCGTCAGCCCCGTCTTCGATACGAAGCGCAATCACCTGGGCACAATGGTCTCCTGGGCGGTTGTAACCGATCGGATCGCGATGGAGAAGCAGGTCAAGGAGAACGCCGAGCGGGAGCACGCGCTCGCAATCGACCTGCAACAGAAGATGACCACGATTGTGACCTCGGTCAGTGCAATGGCGAACGGCGATTTTACGCAGCAGGTCCCGGATCTGGGAACCGACGAAGTGGGGCAAATGGCTGCGGCCCTGAACAAGGCGATCATTTCGGTGCGAACGGCACTGGAAGGGGTGCACGAGGTGTCCGAGCAACTCGCGGATGCCTCGGGCCAACTGTCCGCGGCGAGTGACGAGATCTCGACCGGCGCCCAGGAGCAAGCGAGCAGCCTCGAAGAAACGGCCAGCACACTCGAAGAGATCACCGCCACCGTGCGTCAGAACTCGGACAGCGCGCAACAGGCCCGTCAGCTCGCCAGCACGTCCCGGGACACGGCCGAGAAGGGTGGTCAGGTGGTCGGCAACGCGGTCGAAGCGATGAGCGAGATCAACGAGTCGTCGAAGAAGATCGCGGACATTATTACGACGATCGACGAGATCGCGTTCCAGACCAACCTGCTCGCGCTCAACGCCGCGGTCGAAGCCGCACGAGCCGGTGAGCAAGGCCGCGGGTTCGCGGTGGTGGCAAGCGAGGTCCGGAACCTCGCGCAACGGTCCGCGACCGCGGCGAAGGAGATCAAGTCGCTGATCGAGGACTCGGTCAAGAAGGTGGACGCGGGCACCGAACTCGTGAACCGCTCGGGCTCGACCCTGGGCGACATCGTGACCTCGGTCAAGCGCGTGACGGACATCATCACGGAGATCGCCGCGGCCAGTAAGGAACAGTCCACCGGCATCGACCAAGTCAACAAGGCCGTCTCCCAGATGGACACCGTCACCCAAAAGAACGCCTCCCAAACCGAGGAGATGTCGGCCACCGCGCAGACCCTCACCGATCAGGCGTCTCAACTCCGCGATCTCGTCGCACGGTTCAAGCTCAGTGAGAGCGGGCGCGGAGCCCCGCGCCCCGCACCCCGGAGCAAGGCTCCGGCGACCAAGCCCCGGCCCGCGGTCGCCAAGGCCCTCAAGAACGGGCACTCCAACGGCCACGGGCGCGGACGCGAATTGGACCGCCTTGGGAACGATGACCACGGCGGGTTCACCGAGTTCTAA
- a CDS encoding DUF1559 domain-containing protein — MPTTAPARRAFTLIELLVVIAIIAVLIGLLLPAVQKVREAAARLKCTNNLKQFGLAMHNYESAHGEFPKSRPTYDAAKHSWTPICLPYIEQTALAQLPYDWTVAWKAEPNLTVVRKKLALFICPSAPQDRANPWPGEEPPGVGDYGSVNEVKSDFYSANNLTPPTTDAFALQGVLAKGNPTKITAISDGLSNTMMFGEDAGRPTIWYDGKAQSGSSGLKSTKDGWGWGDPDGGFSLSGVTWASNKYKDGGPCVMNCSNDSEFYSFHTGGVNVCMGDGSVHFVRQTVNISTLAASITRAGGEVASLFE, encoded by the coding sequence ATGCCTACCACAGCCCCTGCCCGGCGCGCCTTCACGCTGATCGAACTCCTCGTCGTCATCGCGATCATTGCCGTCCTCATTGGCCTGTTGCTCCCCGCGGTCCAGAAGGTGCGCGAAGCGGCGGCGCGACTGAAGTGTACGAACAATCTCAAACAATTCGGTCTCGCGATGCACAATTACGAGAGCGCGCACGGGGAGTTCCCCAAAAGCCGCCCGACGTATGATGCCGCGAAGCACTCCTGGACGCCGATCTGTTTGCCGTACATCGAGCAAACGGCCCTGGCCCAGTTGCCATACGACTGGACGGTCGCGTGGAAAGCCGAGCCCAATCTGACCGTTGTGAGAAAAAAGCTGGCGCTGTTCATCTGCCCGTCCGCGCCCCAGGACCGGGCCAACCCCTGGCCCGGAGAAGAGCCCCCGGGGGTGGGGGACTACGGGTCGGTCAACGAGGTGAAGAGCGACTTCTACTCGGCAAACAATCTGACCCCTCCCACCACGGACGCATTCGCGCTGCAAGGGGTGCTGGCGAAGGGGAACCCGACCAAAATCACGGCGATCTCGGACGGCCTCTCGAACACCATGATGTTCGGTGAGGACGCGGGCCGGCCCACCATTTGGTACGACGGCAAGGCGCAGTCCGGCTCCTCCGGCCTGAAGAGCACCAAAGACGGGTGGGGCTGGGGCGACCCGGACGGCGGGTTCAGCCTCAGCGGGGTTACGTGGGCGAGCAACAAGTACAAAGACGGCGGGCCGTGTGTCATGAACTGCTCGAACGACAGCGAGTTCTACAGCTTCCACACGGGCGGGGTGAACGTCTGCATGGGAGACGGGTCCGTTCACTTCGTGCGGCAAACGGTCAACATCAGCACCCTCGCGGCGAGTATCACTCGGGCCGGCGGGGAAGTAGCGTCGCTGTTCGAGTAA
- a CDS encoding 3-deoxy-7-phosphoheptulonate synthase, with translation MTTDFTPNVPSDRTSSTDDERIASVVPLPPPDSLIRFFPIEGTPAEELVARTRATVRGILDGRDDRLLIVVGPCSIHDPAAAIDYATRLAEVRTRLAADLEIVMRVYFEKPRTTVGWKGLINDPALDGTFRINEGLRVARDLLIRVNKLGVPAGCEFLDTISPQYIGDLVSWGAIGARTTESQVHRELASGLSAPIGFKNATDGDVQVAVDAILAAAIPHHFLSVHKNGQVAVVETRGNEACHVILRGGSAPNYDAAGVATACRALAAAGLPERVMVDVSHANSGKKYDRQPAVAADVAGQVAGGDRRIFGLMIESNLVAGRQDLAPGKSLVYGQSVTDGCLGWDETVKVLDSLAEVVRTRRNRPR, from the coding sequence TTGACCACCGACTTCACACCCAATGTTCCTTCCGATCGCACATCGAGCACCGACGACGAGCGGATCGCGTCCGTCGTTCCCCTCCCGCCGCCGGACAGCCTGATCCGGTTCTTCCCGATCGAGGGCACGCCGGCCGAGGAACTGGTCGCCCGCACCCGCGCCACGGTCCGGGGCATCCTGGACGGTCGAGACGACCGGCTGCTGATCGTCGTCGGCCCGTGCTCGATCCACGACCCCGCTGCGGCGATCGATTACGCCACCCGGTTGGCCGAGGTCCGCACCCGGCTGGCCGCCGATCTCGAAATCGTCATGCGGGTGTATTTTGAGAAACCGCGGACGACGGTCGGGTGGAAGGGGCTGATTAACGACCCGGCACTGGACGGGACGTTCCGCATCAACGAGGGGCTGCGTGTCGCGCGCGATCTGCTCATCCGGGTGAACAAGCTCGGCGTCCCGGCCGGGTGCGAGTTCCTCGACACCATCAGCCCGCAGTACATCGGCGACTTGGTGAGCTGGGGGGCGATCGGCGCGCGGACGACCGAGTCGCAGGTACACCGGGAACTGGCGAGCGGGCTGTCGGCCCCGATCGGGTTCAAGAACGCAACCGACGGCGACGTTCAGGTGGCGGTGGACGCGATCCTGGCGGCCGCCATACCGCACCACTTCCTGTCGGTCCACAAGAACGGGCAGGTGGCGGTCGTGGAGACGCGCGGCAACGAGGCGTGCCACGTCATTCTGCGTGGCGGGTCCGCGCCGAACTACGACGCCGCGGGCGTCGCCACCGCGTGTCGCGCGCTGGCCGCGGCGGGGCTGCCGGAGCGCGTGATGGTGGACGTGTCGCACGCGAACAGCGGCAAGAAGTACGACCGGCAACCGGCGGTGGCGGCGGACGTCGCGGGCCAGGTCGCGGGCGGCGACCGGCGCATTTTTGGGCTGATGATCGAGTCGAACCTGGTGGCCGGTCGGCAGGATCTGGCCCCGGGCAAATCGCTGGTGTACGGGCAGAGCGTGACCGACGGGTGCCTCGGGTGGGACGAGACGGTCAAGGTGCTCGACAGCCTCGCGGAAGTGGTGCGGACCCGCCGGAACCGGCCACGCTAA
- a CDS encoding SMI1/KNR4 family protein has product MIPNLVRRRKVARAELDRTEAALELSLPDDYKRFLLEHGCGRPVPEWYRVPARLLRRIKHSVGEYMPMTSLDRPRATFTDPRSGDTFVVVARSGNELVLLSTGAGGVQYWPELGSDFETALEGKDIGRIADTFADFSEEFEYPSDTLPWLRYVHENDLAGLVAWLDGRGKANARSRYANAPIVEAIAHRRQQMVAELKQRGAKVDSRAIEIAKQYKIDL; this is encoded by the coding sequence ATGATCCCGAACTTGGTGCGCCGGCGCAAGGTGGCGCGTGCGGAGCTCGACCGCACCGAGGCCGCGCTCGAACTGTCGCTGCCGGACGATTACAAGCGGTTCCTGTTGGAGCACGGGTGCGGGCGCCCGGTGCCGGAGTGGTACCGCGTCCCCGCCCGGCTCCTCCGGCGCATCAAACACAGCGTCGGCGAATATATGCCGATGACCTCGCTGGACCGCCCCCGGGCAACGTTCACCGACCCGCGCAGCGGCGATACCTTCGTGGTCGTTGCGCGGTCCGGAAACGAACTCGTGCTGCTGTCCACCGGCGCCGGTGGGGTGCAGTATTGGCCGGAACTGGGCTCCGATTTTGAAACCGCGCTGGAAGGAAAGGACATCGGCCGCATCGCCGATACGTTCGCCGATTTTTCGGAGGAGTTCGAGTACCCCTCGGACACGCTCCCCTGGCTCCGGTACGTCCACGAAAACGACCTGGCCGGGCTAGTCGCGTGGCTCGACGGGAGGGGGAAGGCGAACGCCCGGAGCCGGTACGCCAATGCCCCGATCGTGGAGGCGATTGCCCATCGGCGCCAGCAAATGGTGGCGGAATTGAAACAGCGCGGCGCAAAAGTCGATAGTCGCGCCATCGAGATCGCGAAGCAGTACAAGATCGATCTATAG
- a CDS encoding VOC family protein gives MERVMGIGGVFLKARNPKTLAAWYRDHLGVPVDPDQTHGVLASSGPGEMTVWSTFPTDTQYFGPGPATFMVNYRVKNLDAMLAQLRAAGAQVEDKVEDYEYGRFGWATDPEGNRFELWEPK, from the coding sequence ATGGAACGAGTGATGGGGATCGGCGGCGTGTTCCTGAAGGCCCGCAACCCGAAAACCTTGGCGGCCTGGTACCGGGACCACCTCGGCGTCCCGGTCGATCCGGACCAGACGCACGGTGTGCTCGCTTCGTCCGGCCCCGGCGAGATGACCGTTTGGTCCACCTTCCCCACCGACACGCAATACTTCGGCCCCGGTCCGGCGACGTTCATGGTCAACTACCGGGTGAAGAACCTGGACGCCATGCTCGCGCAGCTCCGCGCCGCGGGCGCGCAGGTCGAGGACAAGGTCGAAGACTACGAGTACGGTCGGTTCGGCTGGGCGACCGACCCGGAGGGCAACCGGTTCGAGCTGTGGGAGCCGAAGTAG